One genomic region from Candidatus Methylomirabilota bacterium encodes:
- a CDS encoding PQQ-dependent catabolism-associated beta-propeller protein: MTALRGSMLGAVLVTLAAWPAMAGSLVYVSNERSNDITIIDATTDTVVATVKVGDRPRGIAISPDGRNVYVALGEEDVIAVVDTSTRQVVARLPAGSDPEAFAVSPDGRYLYVSNEDANTASVVDARTGAAVKTVPVGVEPEGVAVSPDGRLVYVVAETTHTVSVIDTGSFAVVAAILVGSRPREAAFSPDGRRAYVTAEIGGVVSVIDTASHKVVGTLKIERPGAKPKGVVFHPEGKWVYVANGASNDVTVIDAEQQKVAGYIPVGRRPWGLAVTPDGRKLYVANGASDDVSVIDTAARRVVATVKAGKGPWGVAIGR, translated from the coding sequence CGGCTCGCTCGTCTACGTCTCCAACGAGCGCTCCAACGACATCACTATCATCGATGCGACAACCGACACGGTGGTGGCGACGGTGAAGGTGGGCGACCGGCCGCGCGGGATCGCGATCAGCCCCGACGGCCGCAACGTGTACGTGGCGCTCGGTGAAGAAGACGTCATCGCGGTGGTGGACACCTCCACCCGCCAGGTAGTGGCCAGGCTGCCGGCCGGCAGCGACCCCGAGGCGTTCGCGGTGAGCCCGGACGGCCGGTACCTCTACGTCTCGAACGAGGACGCCAACACCGCGTCCGTTGTGGACGCCCGGACCGGCGCGGCCGTGAAGACGGTCCCGGTGGGGGTCGAGCCGGAGGGCGTGGCCGTGAGCCCCGATGGCCGGCTCGTGTACGTGGTGGCCGAGACGACCCACACGGTCTCGGTGATCGATACGGGGTCGTTCGCGGTCGTGGCGGCGATTCTCGTGGGCAGCCGGCCCCGCGAGGCCGCGTTCTCGCCGGACGGGCGTCGAGCGTACGTCACGGCCGAGATCGGTGGAGTGGTATCGGTGATCGACACCGCCAGTCACAAGGTCGTCGGGACACTGAAGATCGAGCGGCCGGGCGCCAAGCCGAAAGGGGTAGTCTTCCATCCCGAGGGCAAGTGGGTCTACGTCGCCAACGGCGCCTCCAACGATGTGACGGTCATCGACGCCGAGCAGCAGAAGGTGGCCGGGTACATCCCCGTTGGACGGCGCCCCTGGGGGCTCGCCGTCACGCCGGACGGGCGGAAGCTCTACGTGGCCAACGGCGCCTCCGACGACGTCTCCGTCATAGACACTGCGGCCCGGCGCGTGGTCGCGACCGTCAAGGCGGGCAAGGGGCCCTGGGGCGTGGCGATCGGACGGTAG